In Deinococcus puniceus, one genomic interval encodes:
- a CDS encoding NADH-quinone oxidoreductase subunit C: MTGGNDGSGSGEKLTGRNASMQSSQSQPVRPVAEIRPVPVDDPSVGRHSLAAQGLNPADPRDVTPLMAALGLIEDDAAEPTAIVPAEQLRDIAMQLKARGFMLMDTVGIDYSAYTSPRPKRFAVLHNVYHPDDHRRLFLRVWLHDGEPLDSLYPVWKAANYLEREVYDLMGVEFVGHPDLRKVLTPDDLEGHPLRKDFPLGETPTLFREGRFLDPATFRAGLSGQQRGLTGYRGELRRGQGEDRMPPVMPEGGPK, from the coding sequence GTGACGGGCGGTAATGATGGTTCTGGCAGCGGCGAAAAGCTGACCGGACGCAATGCCAGCATGCAGAGTTCTCAGAGCCAACCCGTGCGGCCTGTGGCGGAAATCCGGCCCGTGCCCGTAGACGACCCCAGTGTGGGGCGGCATTCGCTGGCCGCGCAGGGCCTCAATCCTGCCGATCCCCGTGACGTGACCCCGCTGATGGCCGCGCTGGGCCTCATCGAAGACGACGCTGCCGAACCCACCGCCATCGTGCCCGCCGAGCAACTGCGCGACATTGCTATGCAGCTCAAAGCACGCGGCTTCATGCTGATGGACACGGTGGGCATCGACTACAGCGCCTACACCAGCCCGCGGCCCAAGCGTTTTGCGGTGCTGCACAACGTTTACCATCCCGACGACCACCGCCGCCTGTTCTTGCGCGTGTGGTTGCACGACGGCGAACCGCTGGACAGCCTGTATCCGGTCTGGAAGGCGGCCAACTACTTAGAGCGCGAGGTGTACGACTTGATGGGTGTGGAGTTTGTGGGTCACCCCGATTTGCGTAAAGTCCTGACGCCCGACGATCTGGAAGGCCACCCGCTCCGCAAGGATTTCCCGTTGGGCGAAACGCCGACGCTGTTCCGCGAGGGCCGTTTCCTTGACCCGGCCACCTTCCGCGCAGGCCTGAGCGGGCAGCAACGCGGCCTGACCGGATACCGGGGAGAGCTGCGCCGGGGCCAGGGCGAAGACCGGATGCCGCCCGTGATGCCGGAAGGTGGGCCGAAGTGA
- a CDS encoding acyl-CoA dehydrogenase family protein has product MTTWPATAPTLSPTAHLTAEQQAVTVRAAQAIAQHAQECEAAQDVTGGAATALRQSGYTRLTLPTTQGGLGASLTQFAAAQATLGEAGAGLALILAMHGHIVGAAFGGRTLPDDLLKALADASLDGKLVNALASEPELGSPSRGGLPRTAATPDEMGWRISGRKTWATGARALDFALVNAATPDGQVGRFWVDLKAAGVTIEPTWTGALALRGSGSHDVVFDGAAARLHAPPSGGHPASAAWFWTAIAATYLGVGWAALHALTAYARQRTPTALGAPIATLPRVQEQVGRIAAELHAARAFLFTATQQWDAHPDSTSVPLIGAAKAYATNAAVNATDVAVRTAGGAALTPALPLERLLRDARAGLTHPPSDEAAYTAYGLSVLEQK; this is encoded by the coding sequence GTGACAACTTGGCCTGCGACTGCGCCCACCCTCTCCCCCACCGCTCACCTGACCGCCGAGCAGCAAGCTGTAACGGTGCGGGCGGCGCAGGCCATAGCCCAACACGCCCAAGAGTGCGAAGCCGCGCAGGACGTGACCGGGGGCGCTGCCACAGCATTACGCCAAAGTGGATACACCCGCCTCACCCTACCCACCACTCAAGGCGGCTTGGGCGCGAGCCTGACGCAATTCGCGGCGGCACAGGCCACCTTGGGCGAGGCGGGCGCGGGGCTGGCCCTGATTCTGGCGATGCACGGGCATATCGTGGGCGCGGCATTCGGGGGACGTACCCTGCCGGATGACCTGCTCAAAGCGTTGGCCGACGCCAGCCTTGACGGAAAGCTAGTCAATGCGCTCGCCAGCGAACCGGAACTGGGCAGCCCTTCTCGTGGAGGCTTGCCCCGGACTGCCGCCACGCCCGATGAGATGGGTTGGCGTATTTCGGGCCGCAAAACATGGGCCACCGGAGCGCGGGCGCTGGACTTTGCGCTGGTGAACGCCGCCACACCGGACGGGCAAGTCGGGCGCTTTTGGGTAGACCTGAAAGCGGCGGGCGTGACGATAGAGCCGACGTGGACGGGCGCTTTGGCGTTGCGCGGCAGCGGCAGCCATGACGTAGTGTTTGACGGCGCAGCGGCCCGCTTGCATGCCCCTCCCAGCGGCGGGCATCCGGCCAGTGCGGCTTGGTTCTGGACAGCCATCGCCGCCACTTATTTGGGAGTCGGCTGGGCCGCCCTGCACGCGCTGACCGCCTATGCCCGCCAGCGTACCCCTACCGCGCTGGGTGCGCCGATTGCCACGCTGCCCCGCGTGCAGGAACAGGTGGGCCGAATTGCCGCCGAGCTGCACGCTGCCCGCGCCTTTTTATTCACCGCCACGCAGCAGTGGGACGCGCACCCGGACAGCACCTCCGTGCCCCTGATCGGGGCAGCCAAAGCCTACGCCACCAATGCCGCCGTAAACGCCACCGATGTGGCGGTGAGGACGGCGGGGGGCGCGGCCCTGACGCCTGCGCTGCCGCTGGAGCGCCTGCTCAGAGACGCCCGCGCTGGCCTGACGCACCCGCCGAGTGACGAGGCGGCTTATACGGCGTATGGACTGAGTGTGCTGGAGCAAAAGTAG
- a CDS encoding NuoB/complex I 20 kDa subunit family protein, which yields MPLKELFERDWQELESEGVLFSSLEKLVAWGRSNSMWPATFGLACCAIEMMSSTDGRNDLARFGSEVFRASPRQADVMIVAGRLSKKMAPIMRRVYDQMPDPKWVISMGACASSGGMFNNYAIVQNVDSVVPVDIFVPGCPPRPEALIYAVMQLQKKVRGEAFDQLGHQLPMVDAWTR from the coding sequence ATGCCACTCAAAGAACTGTTCGAACGCGACTGGCAGGAACTGGAATCCGAAGGCGTCCTGTTTTCCAGCCTAGAAAAACTGGTGGCGTGGGGCCGCAGCAATTCCATGTGGCCCGCCACCTTCGGCCTCGCCTGCTGCGCCATCGAAATGATGAGCAGCACCGATGGACGCAACGATCTGGCCCGCTTCGGCTCCGAGGTGTTCCGCGCCTCGCCCCGGCAGGCCGACGTGATGATCGTGGCTGGACGCCTCAGCAAAAAAATGGCCCCGATTATGCGGCGGGTGTACGACCAGATGCCCGACCCCAAATGGGTGATCAGCATGGGCGCGTGCGCCAGCAGCGGCGGCATGTTCAACAACTACGCGATTGTGCAAAACGTAGACAGCGTGGTGCCCGTCGACATCTTCGTGCCCGGTTGCCCGCCTCGCCCCGAGGCTCTGATCTACGCCGTGATGCAGCTTCAGAAGAAAGTGCGCGGCGAAGCCTTTGACCAGTTGGGCCACCAGTTGCCGATGGTGGATGCGTGGACACGGTGA
- a CDS encoding carbohydrate kinase family protein — translation MFTPPPLRVLVAGNTNTELHVQTPILPLPDAENTTYPHDLTLGVSGVGFNVAHALARLGAQINLLTFAGSDPAGELVRMTLTRAGIRPCVQDALGTPLSLVLSGPNGGRQIHRDLKAQMA, via the coding sequence GTGTTCACTCCTCCTCCCCTGCGTGTGCTGGTGGCCGGGAATACTAATACGGAGCTTCATGTACAAACACCCATCTTGCCTCTGCCAGACGCTGAGAACACCACCTACCCGCACGACCTCACGCTGGGCGTCAGTGGGGTGGGGTTTAACGTGGCGCACGCTTTGGCACGTCTGGGGGCACAGATAAACCTGCTGACCTTTGCCGGAAGCGATCCTGCCGGAGAACTGGTTCGGATGACACTGACCCGCGCTGGCATTCGCCCCTGTGTGCAGGACGCGCTCGGTACGCCCCTGTCGCTGGTGCTGTCGGGGCCGAATGGCGGACGGCAGATTCACCGGGATTTGAAGGCACAGATGGCTTGA
- a CDS encoding carbohydrate kinase family protein — translation MNVDAEAFRVELAGADVAVLTNVGWTRPLLPVARTVGVQIVTDLQATPGPAHPYDQPFLAHADVLFLSAERLTVPPLDALRDYRERSDPAVIVISLGADGALMSERGQPPHHQPAVFTRPIISTNGAGDALLSAFAWAYFSGQSTREALRMACTFASWKCGEMGGAAGHLSGKELSALCLTG, via the coding sequence TTGAACGTTGACGCAGAGGCGTTCCGAGTAGAGTTAGCCGGGGCTGACGTAGCCGTGCTGACCAACGTGGGCTGGACGCGCCCGCTGTTGCCCGTAGCACGGACGGTGGGCGTGCAGATCGTGACGGATTTGCAGGCCACCCCCGGCCCAGCCCATCCCTATGACCAACCGTTTTTGGCCCATGCCGACGTACTTTTTCTCAGTGCCGAACGGCTGACCGTCCCGCCCCTAGACGCGCTGCGGGACTACCGCGAAAGGTCTGACCCGGCAGTGATCGTGATTTCGCTGGGGGCTGATGGAGCGCTGATGTCGGAACGGGGGCAGCCGCCGCACCATCAACCCGCCGTATTCACCCGCCCCATAATTTCTACCAACGGCGCGGGTGACGCTCTGCTCTCGGCTTTCGCTTGGGCCTATTTCAGTGGACAATCTACGCGGGAAGCGTTGCGGATGGCCTGCACCTTCGCCTCTTGGAAGTGTGGCGAGATGGGCGGCGCGGCAGGGCATCTGTCTGGAAAAGAACTGTCGGCGCTGTGCCTGACGGGATAG
- a CDS encoding phospholipase D-like domain-containing protein, producing MRLLPRFSPWSVVARLSFSAVLGVLLGALLARGAVSLVLALVPAGQPYVRGVVGTLAAVLSVMVGFGLSGALSTRALPIARLGLSRAQARIRGGIAAGATAGLLIVPVGALMGLAGIYRGGLLGDSFGAGQLTAGLGLVAALYGLLSGGVLGLLTVRARLAWRPAVAGLLGFGAVGLLAGAAAGAVGVPNVLGGGGWVLLAVLASVLALGQVVGDLLIAASIDAATDRGEQDRAHYGQVAATLLVLALALLGIWTVARAGVNFVQSRPSNPVPLAVPVRQNLSTSLGCAAPNDPLELAAWRVTTQNGRPDFSCGNAFLGLLHTPNPDPAFSDVPPTPHGGFDGLAAQMADAKREVLFAVMEWDDEPGRGPGAVLAGGVAQLYEQVRANPAAYPDGVTVRIALGNFPVPVNLDWGPQVYAAARDLLAAGVPLTDAARKWRVEVANYSGTFPHSHAKLLVTDGVDLTVMGFNVGPLHLDSAKNGGYGGNVRDLGVRVRGPVAADGLNVFDDLWTRSSLLSCAPDVTAATVQRACRLGEAAKATHPQGTDQVQIGVKGRERVFSLYRREGFRAADDATVNMIGAATQTIDLMHVSFSMSVGCNLALLNPGLCTFDEALPWMEALADAAGRGVQIRALLYEHGFLGLENRVGLAVLRRELERRGVADRLEARWYPGAVHAKTLLLDGRMLLVGSQNLHYSSWTPRGLNEYTLATSAPAATAGYAREFAFFWNKAQPAELPGWLSGAGGEVD from the coding sequence ATGCGTCTGTTGCCCCGTTTCAGTCCTTGGTCTGTGGTGGCCCGCCTGAGCTTTTCGGCGGTGCTGGGCGTGCTGCTTGGGGCGCTGCTGGCAAGGGGCGCGGTATCGCTGGTGCTGGCGCTGGTTCCGGCAGGGCAACCGTATGTGCGCGGTGTGGTAGGCACGTTGGCCGCCGTTCTCAGCGTGATGGTGGGCTTCGGGCTGTCGGGGGCGTTGTCTACGCGGGCGCTCCCGATTGCCCGCTTGGGCCTCTCGCGGGCACAGGCGCGGATTCGCGGCGGCATCGCGGCGGGGGCCACGGCTGGTCTGCTCATCGTGCCAGTCGGCGCACTCATGGGTCTGGCGGGCATCTACCGGGGCGGCCTGCTCGGAGATTCCTTCGGCGCGGGCCAACTGACGGCAGGACTGGGCTTGGTAGCAGCGCTGTACGGCCTGTTGTCGGGCGGCGTACTGGGCCTCCTGACCGTGCGGGCGCGGCTGGCGTGGCGTCCGGCGGTGGCGGGCCTGTTGGGGTTCGGGGCGGTGGGGTTGTTGGCAGGCGCGGCAGCAGGAGCAGTGGGCGTACCGAATGTCTTGGGCGGCGGAGGTTGGGTGCTGTTGGCGGTGCTGGCAAGCGTGCTGGCACTGGGGCAGGTGGTCGGTGACCTCCTGATCGCGGCCTCCATAGACGCCGCCACAGACCGGGGCGAACAAGACCGGGCGCATTACGGACAAGTCGCGGCCACCCTGCTGGTGCTGGCGCTGGCGCTGCTGGGAATCTGGACGGTGGCGCGGGCGGGCGTGAATTTCGTGCAGTCGCGGCCTTCCAATCCGGTGCCGCTGGCCGTGCCCGTGCGTCAGAACTTGAGCACCAGCCTAGGCTGCGCGGCCCCTAACGATCCGCTGGAACTGGCCGCTTGGCGCGTGACCACCCAGAATGGCCGCCCCGATTTCTCGTGTGGCAATGCCTTCTTGGGCCTGTTGCACACCCCCAATCCCGATCCGGCCTTCAGCGATGTGCCCCCCACCCCACACGGCGGGTTCGACGGGCTGGCCGCGCAAATGGCAGACGCGAAACGGGAAGTGCTGTTTGCGGTCATGGAATGGGACGATGAGCCGGGGCGGGGGCCGGGAGCGGTGCTGGCGGGCGGCGTAGCGCAGTTGTACGAACAGGTGCGGGCCAATCCTGCCGCTTACCCAGACGGCGTGACCGTGCGGATTGCGCTGGGGAATTTTCCGGTGCCCGTGAATTTGGACTGGGGGCCACAGGTGTACGCGGCGGCCCGCGACCTGCTGGCGGCTGGCGTCCCCCTGACCGATGCGGCCCGCAAGTGGCGCGTAGAAGTCGCCAACTACAGCGGCACTTTTCCTCACAGTCACGCCAAATTGCTGGTCACCGACGGCGTAGACCTGACCGTGATGGGCTTCAACGTGGGGCCGCTGCATCTGGATTCGGCCAAGAATGGGGGCTACGGCGGCAACGTGCGTGACCTCGGCGTGCGGGTGCGCGGCCCCGTCGCCGCCGATGGCCTGAACGTGTTCGATGATCTCTGGACGCGCAGCAGCTTGCTGAGCTGCGCCCCGGACGTGACGGCGGCCACCGTACAGCGGGCCTGCCGACTGGGAGAGGCGGCCAAAGCCACGCATCCGCAGGGCACCGACCAAGTTCAAATTGGTGTGAAGGGCCGGGAGCGCGTGTTCAGCCTGTACCGCCGCGAGGGCTTCCGCGCCGCCGACGACGCCACTGTGAACATGATCGGCGCGGCCACCCAGACCATAGACCTGATGCACGTGTCGTTCAGCATGAGCGTGGGCTGCAATCTGGCGCTGCTGAATCCGGGCCTGTGTACTTTTGACGAGGCGCTGCCGTGGATGGAGGCGCTGGCCGACGCTGCGGGCCGGGGCGTACAGATCCGCGCCCTGCTGTACGAACACGGCTTTCTGGGGCTGGAAAACCGGGTGGGACTAGCCGTACTGCGCCGCGAACTGGAACGCCGGGGCGTGGCAGACCGGCTGGAAGCCCGCTGGTATCCGGGCGCTGTGCATGCCAAAACCCTGCTGCTGGACGGCAGAATGCTGCTGGTCGGTTCTCAGAACCTGCACTATTCCTCGTGGACGCCGCGTGGCCTGAACGAATACACGCTGGCGACTTCGGCCCCCGCCGCCACTGCCGGATACGCCCGCGAATTCGCCTTCTTTTGGAACAAGGCTCAGCCCGCCGAGCTTCCGGGATGGCTGAGTGGGGCAGGCGGGGAAGTCGATTGA
- a CDS encoding NADH-quinone oxidoreductase subunit A: MLLIAVGIGVLAVIVSAILGPKKASRAKLMAYESGNDPEGGGVGTGQRFPVHFYLVAMLFIIFDIETAFFYPLAVAYQKLIPFAFYEALAFVLLLLVGYYYILRKGVLEWA; this comes from the coding sequence ATGCTGCTGATCGCCGTTGGAATTGGCGTGCTGGCCGTCATCGTCAGCGCCATCCTGGGGCCGAAAAAAGCCAGCCGCGCCAAACTGATGGCCTACGAGAGCGGCAACGATCCCGAAGGCGGCGGCGTGGGCACCGGCCAGCGCTTCCCGGTTCATTTTTACCTCGTCGCCATGTTGTTCATCATCTTCGACATCGAAACCGCCTTCTTTTACCCGCTGGCGGTGGCCTATCAGAAGCTGATTCCCTTCGCCTTCTATGAGGCGCTGGCCTTCGTGCTGTTGCTGCTGGTGGGCTACTACTACATCCTGCGAAAAGGGGTGCTGGAGTGGGCGTAA
- a CDS encoding SAM-dependent methyltransferase has product MCGVKASGVNSNGTGLCYLLFQSLDLTDTLAPALEFALNAFAELPVLDQYTQRAFDRLSAWEDTWGPGGVPLAYTLATLSGLRAGSRVLDAGGGTGESACFLAAHFGWNLTLLDTDPDALQMAAHKIKTRGLTGRVNTILGSMVNPPTGLGQFDGVIVLDALEMLEETRPLAVQHLAGLLRGGGVMMLGEPILLHGLTDAQRRTSHDGSDWAACFWPLATHAQAMTFAGLTVTTLAPHPDSARLWEAFVSPWFSSDGALLRPEVQSVAEGWRRDGGKTVGLGVMVGQKPG; this is encoded by the coding sequence ATGTGCGGGGTGAAGGCGTCGGGAGTCAATTCTAACGGCACTGGCCTCTGCTACTTGCTTTTCCAGTCGCTTGACCTGACTGACACCCTTGCGCCCGCGCTGGAGTTCGCCTTGAACGCCTTCGCTGAACTACCTGTTTTGGATCAATACACCCAACGCGCCTTTGATCGTCTCTCTGCTTGGGAGGATACGTGGGGGCCGGGGGGCGTCCCCCTCGCTTACACGCTCGCCACACTTTCCGGCCTACGCGCTGGGTCGCGTGTCCTGGATGCTGGCGGCGGCACAGGCGAGAGCGCTTGCTTTTTGGCAGCCCATTTCGGCTGGAACTTAACTTTATTAGACACTGACCCGGACGCCCTACAGATGGCCGCACACAAGATTAAAACGCGCGGGCTAACAGGCCGTGTCAACACTATTTTGGGGTCAATGGTCAATCCGCCTACGGGGTTGGGGCAATTTGACGGAGTAATCGTGCTGGACGCGCTAGAGATGTTGGAGGAAACGCGCCCACTGGCTGTACAACACTTGGCTGGGTTATTGCGAGGAGGCGGCGTGATGATGTTGGGTGAACCTATTCTGCTGCATGGACTAACCGACGCCCAACGTCGGACATCGCATGACGGCTCAGATTGGGCAGCCTGTTTTTGGCCGTTGGCAACGCACGCCCAAGCCATGACTTTTGCTGGCCTCACCGTCACTACTCTTGCCCCTCATCCCGATTCCGCCCGCCTCTGGGAAGCATTTGTTTCTCCGTGGTTCAGCTCAGATGGTGCATTGTTGCGGCCAGAGGTTCAATCTGTTGCTGAAGGCTGGAGGCGAGATGGTGGCAAAACAGTGGGGCTAGGTGTCATGGTGGGCCAAAAACCGGGCTGA